The DNA segment CATACACTCTCTTATAAAAGCTCTGATCAAATACTGATGAGTGAATTCATACATACGTTTCAACTAAAACCAGAAGATGTAGATGTGACATTACCAATTGAACATCTAGCCTTTCTACATGAGAAACAACTAAGCCAAGAGCTCAGGGCGCATCTTCAGGAGCACCTTTGTCTGTTTAAAGAAAGACAGCGACTTCTTGAACTTGAAGAACAACTCACTCAACAAAAAGAGAGAGAGAAGCTAGCTCATGATTTGCATGACTCCGTTAACCAACTACTGTTTTCTTTGCAATTACGTCTAAAAGGATTATCTATGCGTCTGACAGAGCCTTCATTAAAAGAAGAGCTTCGAAGCTTAACGGATATTGTTCAAGAGGCACTCAAGGGCGTAAAAGAAGTTATTCAAGTACGCCGCTCAACTGGAGAAGAGCTTGATTTATCTAAGCAAATTCTCAGGTACGGGCAGCTTGTTGGAGTAAGAGTTGAACTCTTACATGATCAGTTGGTAACGTTCAGTGAAAAGGAACAAAAAGAGGTTTATCGTATCGTACAAGAAGCGATAAATAATACGAAAAAACATGCAGGCACAGAAGAAGTACAAATTTCCATACAGAACGATCATCAGCAACGAAAAATACAGATTAAAGATGCAGGTAGAGGCTTTGATGAACAAAAGGGTATTCTTCTAGACACGATCGGACTTAAAGGCATCCGCCTTCGAGCGCAGAAAATAAATGGAATCGCTACATTATCAACAAAAGAAGGATTAGGGACAACATGGGAAATCGTTTTCCCTGGGGAAGGGAGCAACCTAGATGAACCTATTAATCGTTGATGATCACCAGATGGTTCGTAAGGGGTTAGTTTATTTCTTAGAAGCTATCCCAGCGTTTCAAATTGTAGCAGAGGCTACAAACGGTCAAGAAGCGATCGATTTATATGATCAACACAAGCCTGATGTCGTTTTGATGGATATTGATATGCCCGTTCTAAATGGGATTCAAGCAACAACAAAGATCAAAGCAAGGTGGCCAGCTGCACGAATCCTTATTGTAACAAGCTTTGCTGATCAGGATTATGTGATCCCCGCTCTACAGGCTGGAGCATCGGGCTATCAGCTGAAGGATGTAGAGCCAGAAGAGCTTGTTGAAACAATCAATGCAGTGTATAAAGGTGAAAATAAACTGCATCCACACGTCATGAAGCATGTTCTGTCGCATGTAACCTATGACTCTACGAAACAACGATTAAACAGTTTAACAGAAAGAGAAGTGGATGTACTTAAGGAAATTAGTACAGGTAAGAGTAATAAAGACATTGCCGAAGCTCTTTTTATCTCAGAAAAAACGGTGAAAACACATATATCCAACCTGTTGTCCAAGCTGGAGCTTGCTGACAGAACCCAGGCAGCCTTATTCGCCATTCAGGCTGGGATTGCAAAGCCTATTATTTTATAGAAGGAGAATCATGAATGAAGCAATATCGGTGGTTAATTGGAGTTGGAGTAAGCGCGCTTATTGTGGTCCTAGGTTTTTTGATTAGAATTGAAGTGGATTCACCAGCAGATGAGACGGTCATTATCGACTATACATTAACAGAGTACAGCGCCCCAGCTTGTTTTGATGATGCCGGGTTTACGAATAACATTGACGATGCGACGTATGGGGAGATGGAGAACTCGGCGTTTTCTCCAGAATCGAAGTGTACGAGGGATGCATTTCAATCAGAATCGGTCCCCTTGTGGTTCTGGTATTTTAGATGATTTTTGACATAGAATAAAGCAAGTAAGGATCATTGATTCAGTCTGAGAATCAGTGGTCCTTTTTTTCGTTATTTCTCATTCCATCTACATCAAAAGTCTGAGAGAAGATCCATCCTTTGTGGCTATTTGGGGTCAGATTAGATTGGTACATTAAATGTACAGAATAGCTAGGGGGAATGGAACATGAATGCTACACAAATACGAATCGCACGACCAACGGATCAATTAGAGCGTATCATCGAATTTTATGAGAAGGGTTTAGGATTAAAACAAATTGGCTCCTTTCAAAAGCATAGTGGCTACAATGGGGTGATGTATGGGTTACCTGATGCTACGTATCACCTCGAATTCACACAACATATCGAGGGCAGCCCTTGCCCGGCACCAACAAAAGATAATCTACTCGTCTTTTATGTACCTGAGTATGAGGAGATCAAACAGGTAGCAGAACGATTGAACAAGCTAAGGTATGGAGAGGTGGAACCTGAGAATCCATATTGGAAGGAGCTAGGCATCACAATCGAAGACCCGGATGGCTGGCGAATTGTCCTCATGAATACAAAGGGATTGCAGTAAATTGAACGGGCTGTGGAACAATCGAAACGCAGTCGTCTTACTCGGGGCAAATCTCTTTGCATCAATTGGGATGGGTATCTTAAGTTTAGGAGTCGCTTGGTTGCTTGTAGACAGGCAAGGTGGAGAGAAACTACTTGGAATCGTCATGATCGCCACAACCATCTTGTTATTCTTAACGGCTCCGTTAATTGGTGTGATGATCGATCGATTTTCACGAAGAAATATTATGAGGGGGAACCAATGGTTTGTGTTGCTTCTCGTTACACCGATTGCAGTGTCCGCATCCATTAATCAAGGATTAGCAACGTGGCAGCTCGTTTTATTGTATGTAGTTTCAGTTGCGTATTATGGCGTTCACTACCCCAACATGCTGGCTTACGTCCAACAGCTCTTTGATAAAGGGAAACATGGTTCAATGAATGGCTTACTGGAAGTTCAATCTCAGTCTGCAAGTATGATTGCAGGGGGAGTAGGCGGTGTATTGTTTCAATTTATTGAACCGTCTCGTGTTCTTTTAGTAGTGGCCCTTGGTAGTCTAATTAGCTTGAGTCTGATTCACAACTTACCGAAAGATCAGCCTTTCAAGATCAAAAAGGTTGATCAGGTTCCAAAAGTGACAGAAAGGAACGTAGGACTGACCTTTATAAAGCAGAACCTCGCATTCAGTTTGGTTATCCTCTCGTTGCTCATCCCGTTTGTCACATTAATGGTAGGGAACTACTTACGACCAGTCTATCTAAATCAAACGCTTCAGGTTGATGCCTCCATCTATGGTTATACTAACATGCTTTATTCGCTTGGTGCTTGCATGGCGGGAGTGTTTGTTACTTGGCTGTTTGCTCGTTTTGGACCATGGGCTGCGGTGATTGTATCAGTTGGTTTTTATACGAGTTCGCTTTTTTTCATTGCCCTTATACAGTTCGTTCCACTCTTTTTGCTTTTGCAACTCTTTCAAGGTCTTGGAAATGCGGGCAGTCGAATTTGTAAACAAACGATCATGATGGCGAGAATTGATAACTCTCGGATTGGTCGTGTGAACGGAGTGTTCGACGCAATAGGGATGGGAGTTCGAGTGATCCTTCTTTTGCTATTCACCGTCTCGATGGACTGGTTTAGCACGCAGCTCGCTTTTCTTAGCATGGCCATTATATCAAGCGGTGCAATACTTATGATCATCGCAAATAGGTCACAGCTGGCCTTTGGATTAAAAAGGAACACTCAGTCAAAGCCTGTAAGGGGGGCTTCATGATGCTGGATATATATAAGCAGTGGGCTATTGATAAAAGGCATAAGTACATGCGAGAGTCAAATGAAGCTCGTTTAGCGAAATGTCTTAGCCTAAAGAAGAGGTCTTTCTTTCAATGGGTGAAGGGATTGCGGAAATGAAAAGGCAGGGACATAAATTAAATGAATGAGGAAATAACGAATAATACGATTCGACTATTCATCATTCGTGTGTGTTAAAAAAACGAGCGGAAGGAGAACCCGAGACTCCTATGGAACAGAACGTGGTGAAGACACTGCAGCGGCGCTTTTCCCGCGGAAGGGGCTGAGGCCGTTCCCATGGAAAGCGAGGGTTCTCCTGTAGCGGATATATTACTAAGTTCGTGTTTTATTTCTCAGTTAATCCATCTTCCTGACATCCAAAGAGAATGATACACACACTAAAAACAAGCAAAACAAGTGATCTTCTCACATCAACCACCTCATATGTTTTTCTATGATTATACGATAATATGGAAATAGTTTGTTAAAAAAGACATGAATTTCTCCGGGGAAATCCATGCCTTCTCTTTAATCAAACGTTTGTTTAACAGTCATTCTCTCATTCGGAAGTGGCGCCACTGTACGGAATCGAGGGTGCTCTGCCAGAATTGATTTTCTTAATTCACTCACTTTTGGGTGGTGTGAAAGTAAAAATTGATCCTTTGATTCGTACAATTCAATCAGCTCGCCCTCTTCCATGACACCAATCTGATCAGAGAGAGTGAAAGCTGCTTTAATATCATGTGTAATGAATAAATACGAGAGGTTATATTCATGTTTTAAGTCAGCCAGTAAGTCTAAGATTAAACTTTTCGTAATCATATCTAAGCTACTGACCGATTCATCTAATACAATAAGCTTAGGCTTTTGAGCGAGTGCCCGAGCAATTGTTACACGTTGTAGCTGTCCTCCGCTTAGCTCGTGAGGAAAGCGTGTTAATTCATTTTCGCTTAGATTTACACGCTCTAATAGTTCAATTACTTGTTTACGCATGTCGCCAGATGAAACTAGTCGATGGTTTTCCATTGGCTCACGAATGATTTGTTCGACGGTCATCCGCGGGTTGACGGCGGAATACGCATCTTGGAATACAATTTGAAGATCCTTACGAAGGAGCTTCTCATTTTCCTTTTTGTACATCTCTTTTCCTTGAAACAGAACGTGGCCGGACGATGGGGGATGGATGCCAAGAATGACTTTTCCAAGAGTGCTTTTACCCGAACCGCTTGTACCAATTAACCCCAAGCACTTTCCTTCATCGATCCCAAAGGAGATGTTATGAAGAACATTTCTCTGTTTTTGTCCAAATGAAAAAAGATTCTTTGATCCGTAGTGAGCATGAACTTGTTTCACTTCTAAAACTCTCAAAATGTAACGCCTCCTTGGCCTAAAGGGAATCACCCGTTTGAATAAAAGTAAGGCTGACCTTCTGCATAAAGGGAGGGTCTAGTCCGTAATAATCTTTTGGTATATTCATGTGTTGGTTTGTCAAACAACGTTAAGACTGGAGCTGATTCAACGATCTGTCCATTTTGCATGACGATCACATCATCAGCCATCTCGGAGATGACACCGAGGTCATGAGAGATCAAAAGAATAGAGGTTCCGTACGTTGATCGTACATCCTCAAGTAACCGTAATACGGATAGTTGACTTGATAGATCAAGGGCCGTTGTTGGTTCATCTGCGACAATAAGCGCCGGCTTTAACGAGGCGGTAATGGCAATCATAACTCGTTGAAGCATGCCACCACTCAACTCAAATGGATATTTTTTCATAAGTTCTTTTGGATCTTTTAGATTAACGCTCTGCATGGTTTCTATGGCAAGCTCAGCCGCTTCTTTTTTAGAGAGGGACAAATGAGTTCGTAGCGTCTCAATGAATTGCTGACCGATTGTGAAGACAGGAGTGAAGGCATTCATCGGATTTTGCATAATGAATGCAACTTCTTTTCCACGAATCGATCGCATCTTCTTTTCACCAAGTCCATTTAATTCTTGTCCTTTTAATCGAATGCTACCCTGTACTTGCATCGTTTGTTTGTTGTGAAGCTGGAGGATCGACATACTTGTGATCGTTTTGCCGCAACCACTTTCACCAACAATGCCTAGTATTTTACCTTTTTCAAGCTGAAAGGAGATGTTTTTGATTAAAGGCGAAAGGCCATTATGTGTTTGAACGTCTGTTTGCAAATTCGAAACGCTAAGAATCTCTTGCTCTTCCATCATAACCCTCACTTTTATTAACGTCTTTTCACAGCATATTTTTCGGATAAGGATTCACCTAGTAGATTAAAACTAATGACAACAAGCATGATCATGGCCCCAGGATACACCATTACCATTGGATTTGTTCGGATATATGATTTACCTTCAAGAATCATCGAGCCCCACTCCGGTGTAGGTGGTTGAATGCCGAGTCCGAGAAA comes from the Alkalihalobacillus sp. FSL W8-0930 genome and includes:
- a CDS encoding GAF domain-containing protein, giving the protein MDILRALKEMSKTLNEGTDVTSMLTPVLTKILQVTGLSSGWIFLIDQKGNHTLVAESNVPEALACAEGRLLKKGGCWCKRQFLNGELTKAVNMLECQRLEHAVDQELGDTNDLTHHATIPIHAGDEPIGILNVASPGKIHFKEDELNILETIGYQIGTAIKRVKLYEQEAKRALEYSQLSSFLQRLHTLSYKSSDQILMSEFIHTFQLKPEDVDVTLPIEHLAFLHEKQLSQELRAHLQEHLCLFKERQRLLELEEQLTQQKEREKLAHDLHDSVNQLLFSLQLRLKGLSMRLTEPSLKEELRSLTDIVQEALKGVKEVIQVRRSTGEELDLSKQILRYGQLVGVRVELLHDQLVTFSEKEQKEVYRIVQEAINNTKKHAGTEEVQISIQNDHQQRKIQIKDAGRGFDEQKGILLDTIGLKGIRLRAQKINGIATLSTKEGLGTTWEIVFPGEGSNLDEPINR
- a CDS encoding response regulator transcription factor, encoding MNLLIVDDHQMVRKGLVYFLEAIPAFQIVAEATNGQEAIDLYDQHKPDVVLMDIDMPVLNGIQATTKIKARWPAARILIVTSFADQDYVIPALQAGASGYQLKDVEPEELVETINAVYKGENKLHPHVMKHVLSHVTYDSTKQRLNSLTEREVDVLKEISTGKSNKDIAEALFISEKTVKTHISNLLSKLELADRTQAALFAIQAGIAKPIIL
- a CDS encoding VOC family protein; this translates as MNATQIRIARPTDQLERIIEFYEKGLGLKQIGSFQKHSGYNGVMYGLPDATYHLEFTQHIEGSPCPAPTKDNLLVFYVPEYEEIKQVAERLNKLRYGEVEPENPYWKELGITIEDPDGWRIVLMNTKGLQ
- a CDS encoding MFS transporter, which produces MNGLWNNRNAVVLLGANLFASIGMGILSLGVAWLLVDRQGGEKLLGIVMIATTILLFLTAPLIGVMIDRFSRRNIMRGNQWFVLLLVTPIAVSASINQGLATWQLVLLYVVSVAYYGVHYPNMLAYVQQLFDKGKHGSMNGLLEVQSQSASMIAGGVGGVLFQFIEPSRVLLVVALGSLISLSLIHNLPKDQPFKIKKVDQVPKVTERNVGLTFIKQNLAFSLVILSLLIPFVTLMVGNYLRPVYLNQTLQVDASIYGYTNMLYSLGACMAGVFVTWLFARFGPWAAVIVSVGFYTSSLFFIALIQFVPLFLLLQLFQGLGNAGSRICKQTIMMARIDNSRIGRVNGVFDAIGMGVRVILLLLFTVSMDWFSTQLAFLSMAIISSGAILMIIANRSQLAFGLKRNTQSKPVRGAS
- a CDS encoding dipeptide/oligopeptide/nickel ABC transporter ATP-binding protein, whose amino-acid sequence is MRVLEVKQVHAHYGSKNLFSFGQKQRNVLHNISFGIDEGKCLGLIGTSGSGKSTLGKVILGIHPPSSGHVLFQGKEMYKKENEKLLRKDLQIVFQDAYSAVNPRMTVEQIIREPMENHRLVSSGDMRKQVIELLERVNLSENELTRFPHELSGGQLQRVTIARALAQKPKLIVLDESVSSLDMITKSLILDLLADLKHEYNLSYLFITHDIKAAFTLSDQIGVMEEGELIELYESKDQFLLSHHPKVSELRKSILAEHPRFRTVAPLPNERMTVKQTFD
- a CDS encoding ABC transporter ATP-binding protein; the protein is MEEQEILSVSNLQTDVQTHNGLSPLIKNISFQLEKGKILGIVGESGCGKTITSMSILQLHNKQTMQVQGSIRLKGQELNGLGEKKMRSIRGKEVAFIMQNPMNAFTPVFTIGQQFIETLRTHLSLSKKEAAELAIETMQSVNLKDPKELMKKYPFELSGGMLQRVMIAITASLKPALIVADEPTTALDLSSQLSVLRLLEDVRSTYGTSILLISHDLGVISEMADDVIVMQNGQIVESAPVLTLFDKPTHEYTKRLLRTRPSLYAEGQPYFYSNG